TCCCAGAAAAACATCAATGTGCCACATCCAACGACACTACCACCAATTCCCATTAACAATGTACTCACAGCCCCACCTGGATCTTTACCGGGCATAATGGCTTTCGCTGCTAAACCAACTAAAGTTCCGAATCCTACCCAGACTAACATTTCATTGATAGCCTCTTGTAGAATTTTGGTGGTGTTGTCATCAAACATTTTGACGGTCCTTCGTCGTTAAATGCTTATACAGATATAGTTTACAATTATTTGTTTGGTTTGGTAGGTCTATATTGAGAGAAGACGCTTTAATTAACCGGTTTTATCATTATCGTCAACCCCAGCCTAAAACTTGGGCTATGGATGATCGAATTAGCTTTGAATAAAGTTTATTTCGATTGAACAATCAGGCTCACTCGTATTTAACCTGAATACTAACATAGTCGAAAAAGAAAGATTCTGTTTAAAGGAGTTACCCACTTACCCGCTAAGCCAATCATCGAGATGTTCTGCTACAAAAGTATCATCATTCAGGTGAGGATAAGCTTGATAAATTCTATCGATTTCTGCTGCCTGCCCAGGGCTGAGGTTCTCTTTGGGGTTTAAACACCAGATTCCTTCTAGCAGACCCTGACGTCTGAGGACTTCATGAATGCCGGGAATGCAACCTTGAAAGTGATTGGCCACGTCAAACAACACGGCATTGCAGTCTGTGACTTCGGTATTGCTGTGGAGTATAGAGAGTGGAATCGCTGTTTCTGATGCGGCGACATGGTGACATTTTTTGAGAATTTCGACAGCCTTTTGTGTCCAGACAGCCCAGTGCCCAAGCAGCCCACCGACGATGCGACGTTCTATCAGTTTCCCTTCTACCTGAAAACGAAAAGGGGTGACAAGATCGAGAACGATATTATCATCATTTCCTGTATATAAGGCGATATCTTCGCGTCCTGATTCTATGACTGCACGGATCACGTCAAGCGTATGATATCGATTAAAAGGTGCCATTTTGATCGCAGCGACATTTTCAATTTCACAAAATCGACGCCAGAAAGAATAAGGCAGCAAGCGACCACCTACACCTGGCTGTAGATAAAAACCAAAGACAGGCATGATTTCGGAAACTGCTTTGCAATGGTGAATCAGATTGTTTTCATCTTCGGATTTTAGCGCTGACAGGCTGAGTAAGCCAAAGTGATAACCGGAATCTCTAGCGATAATTGCTTCCCTGATAGCCTGACTGGTTTCTCCACAGATGCCAGCGACACGTAATAGAGGAGCGATCCTCGCTTTGTCGGCACGATTCATTTCTTCTGCCGCAAGCTCTAAGACAGGTTGAAAGAGATCAATGTCCGGCTCTCGAATTTCAAATTGTGTCGTATGCACTCCGACAGCCAGTCCGCCAACTCCGCTGGCAATATAGTACCGCGAAAGAGCTCTTTGTCGGCGTTCATCAAGTTTGCGCGCAGATGTCAGAGCCAGTGGGTGTGCAGGGATTGCGGTTCCTTGCTGCAAAGTTCGTGTGATA
The Gimesia aquarii DNA segment above includes these coding regions:
- a CDS encoding dihydrodipicolinate synthase family protein codes for the protein MNLSLITRTLQQGTAIPAHPLALTSARKLDERRQRALSRYYIASGVGGLAVGVHTTQFEIREPDIDLFQPVLELAAEEMNRADKARIAPLLRVAGICGETSQAIREAIIARDSGYHFGLLSLSALKSEDENNLIHHCKAVSEIMPVFGFYLQPGVGGRLLPYSFWRRFCEIENVAAIKMAPFNRYHTLDVIRAVIESGREDIALYTGNDDNIVLDLVTPFRFQVEGKLIERRIVGGLLGHWAVWTQKAVEILKKCHHVAASETAIPLSILHSNTEVTDCNAVLFDVANHFQGCIPGIHEVLRRQGLLEGIWCLNPKENLSPGQAAEIDRIYQAYPHLNDDTFVAEHLDDWLSG
- a CDS encoding GlsB/YeaQ/YmgE family stress response membrane protein; this encodes MFDDNTTKILQEAINEMLVWVGFGTLVGLAAKAIMPGKDPGGAVSTLLMGIGGSVVGCGTLMFFWDGARVTPISTVGFLAATGGAFVLLFFYRLLAGSFFAEAEDGERWLHRRRRRRRARGLVDETY